A DNA window from Niabella yanshanensis contains the following coding sequences:
- a CDS encoding viral A-type inclusion protein, with product MRFYSIAFIALLATSCNSGGSADAEPQKSLSDSLLQQVLDGHDVAMPKMMKLQRLQKDAQAEIDSLKKTPGNTSRIALLDSTIKNLSYADVAMHEWMEGFKYDSLKDNEPARVDYLKIQLASVNEMKEVVLSSIAKADSVLAK from the coding sequence ATGCGTTTTTATAGTATTGCTTTTATTGCTCTTTTAGCTACGTCCTGTAATAGTGGTGGCTCTGCCGATGCGGAACCACAAAAATCTTTATCGGACAGCTTGCTACAACAGGTGTTGGATGGCCATGACGTAGCAATGCCTAAAATGATGAAGTTGCAACGCCTGCAAAAAGATGCTCAGGCGGAAATAGATTCACTAAAGAAAACCCCAGGCAATACCAGCCGCATCGCATTGCTGGATAGTACTATCAAAAATTTAAGCTACGCAGATGTGGCCATGCACGAGTGGATGGAAGGGTTTAAATATGACTCTTTAAAGGATAACGAGCCGGCAAGGGTAGATTATTTGAAAATACAATTGGCGTCGGTAAACGAAATGAAAGAAGTGGTGCTTTCGAGCATTGCAAAAGCTGATTCGGTATTGGCTAAATAG
- a CDS encoding adenylate kinase, whose protein sequence is MFNLVLFGPPGSGKGTQATNLIEKYKLVHLSTGDLLRSEIANKTPLGVEAKKIMDAGQLVPDEVVIGIIDNCLDKNAGANGFLFDGFPRTITQAKALDKLLELKKNQINLVLALQVNEEELVRRLLERGKTSGRSDDTSEEVIRKRFQVYTNETEPVAQHYKEGEKFKAISGEGSVDEIFANLSNAIDEYNKEA, encoded by the coding sequence ATGTTTAATTTAGTTTTATTTGGCCCTCCCGGTAGCGGCAAGGGTACCCAAGCTACCAATCTTATTGAAAAATATAAACTGGTTCATCTTTCCACAGGAGATTTATTAAGAAGCGAAATAGCCAATAAAACACCGCTGGGTGTTGAAGCCAAAAAAATAATGGATGCGGGACAACTGGTGCCTGATGAAGTGGTGATCGGTATCATTGATAATTGCCTCGACAAAAATGCCGGAGCTAACGGCTTTTTATTTGACGGTTTTCCAAGAACAATCACCCAGGCAAAAGCGCTCGACAAATTACTGGAGCTGAAAAAGAACCAGATCAATTTAGTACTGGCTTTACAGGTGAATGAAGAAGAGTTGGTAAGAAGACTTTTAGAGCGTGGTAAAACTTCAGGCCGTTCTGATGATACGAGCGAAGAAGTGATCCGTAAAAGATTCCAGGTTTATACTAACGAAACTGAGCCGGTAGCACAACATTATAAAGAAGGCGAGAAGTTTAAAGCCATTTCAGGTGAGGGTTCGGTAGACGAGATTTTTGCAAACCTTAGCAACGCTATAGACGAGTACAATAAAGAAGCATAA
- the msrB gene encoding peptide-methionine (R)-S-oxide reductase MsrB → MKYFLLILVSVCCIFQQCQSQTKSSNPKDTIKMNKENNPVYSRTDTSKVSISNEEWQKVLPEDIYYIARQKGTERPWTSKYEKSKEIGTYYCAACGNALFKSDTKFDSGCGWPSFYEPISKTSVIYLEDKSHGMVRTEVECGRCEAHLGHVFDDGPPPTGLRYCINGVVLDFEKAKEAEKKYNEENKK, encoded by the coding sequence ATGAAGTATTTTTTACTAATATTAGTAAGCGTTTGCTGTATATTTCAGCAGTGCCAATCGCAAACCAAATCATCCAACCCTAAAGACACAATAAAAATGAATAAAGAAAACAACCCTGTTTACTCCCGTACTGACACTTCAAAAGTGAGCATTAGTAATGAAGAATGGCAAAAAGTACTGCCTGAAGATATTTACTATATCGCGCGCCAAAAAGGAACCGAAAGACCCTGGACCAGCAAGTATGAAAAGTCGAAAGAAATAGGTACTTATTATTGCGCGGCCTGCGGTAATGCGCTTTTTAAAAGCGATACCAAATTTGACAGTGGCTGCGGCTGGCCCAGCTTTTATGAGCCGATCAGCAAAACCAGTGTGATCTATTTAGAAGATAAAAGCCATGGTATGGTACGTACCGAAGTAGAGTGCGGCCGCTGCGAAGCGCACTTGGGTCACGTTTTTGACGATGGACCTCCACCTACAGGTTTGCGCTACTGCATCAACGGTGTGGTGCTTGATTTTGAGAAAGCCAAAGAAGCTGAGAAAAAGTATAATGAAGAAAATAAAAAGTAA
- a CDS encoding DUF6620 family protein — protein sequence MFKKFLNNLLGNEEENKKKESAPYSAGTPVNQNAGDEIDDDEDGDDEVQYQFDPVTHHGTHYSKEDFDAAANNLYQQYLDGEDEPLSQQDKNNLKREAYRKVYMDWNGHDFDQLAKFEMANSLELTGYVTSGFDQVKEEGNALYEPIHGISLYDYAAIAHGMTQGIAETDLLKAFGIDGAVWGEVNVLWPERMKEDPTYGIMSKYGEYFATAGQHPKLAGLTPGIGSGSTNSNLEKLKTDRYFYEELCGARTAAYEYGLDGAQWIVDNYGINLGDFQAVAMDWMTQQNKSFESSQVMHYSDYQEQKRKEYAQKFAKEQGGNVADDIEF from the coding sequence ATGTTTAAAAAATTTTTGAACAATTTGTTAGGCAACGAAGAAGAAAATAAAAAGAAGGAGTCGGCGCCTTACAGTGCCGGTACACCAGTAAACCAAAACGCAGGTGACGAAATTGATGACGACGAAGATGGGGATGACGAAGTACAATACCAGTTTGATCCCGTTACCCATCACGGAACGCACTATAGCAAGGAGGACTTTGATGCCGCCGCCAATAACCTTTACCAGCAATACCTGGACGGGGAAGACGAGCCGTTGAGCCAGCAGGACAAAAACAATTTAAAACGGGAAGCCTACCGCAAAGTATATATGGACTGGAACGGGCATGACTTTGACCAGTTGGCTAAATTTGAAATGGCCAACTCCCTGGAGTTGACCGGATATGTTACATCTGGCTTTGACCAGGTTAAAGAAGAGGGTAATGCTTTGTATGAGCCGATCCATGGCATTTCTTTATATGATTATGCCGCTATTGCACATGGCATGACGCAAGGAATTGCTGAGACAGACCTGTTGAAAGCCTTTGGTATTGATGGCGCTGTTTGGGGTGAAGTAAATGTGCTTTGGCCGGAACGTATGAAAGAAGACCCTACCTATGGCATTATGTCGAAGTATGGAGAGTATTTTGCTACCGCAGGACAGCACCCTAAACTGGCGGGTCTTACACCTGGCATTGGTTCCGGCTCAACCAACAGCAACTTAGAGAAACTCAAAACCGACCGATATTTTTACGAGGAACTCTGTGGTGCCAGAACGGCTGCTTACGAATATGGATTAGATGGAGCGCAGTGGATCGTAGATAATTATGGTATTAACCTGGGCGATTTCCAGGCGGTAGCAATGGATTGGATGACACAACAAAATAAAAGTTTCGAGTCATCCCAAGTGATGCACTACTCAGACTATCAAGAGCAAAAAAGAAAAGAATATGCGCAGAAATTTGCAAAAGAGCAAGGCGGTAACGTGGCAGATGATATCGAGTTTTAG